A genomic segment from Gadus morhua chromosome 4, gadMor3.0, whole genome shotgun sequence encodes:
- the LOC115541339 gene encoding myosin-4-like: MAHYGKAAIYLRKPEKERLESQSAPFDAKSAAYVADAKELYVKCTILKKDGGKVTVKVLATEEERTVKEDDVTPMNPPKYDKIEDMAMMTHLNEASLLYNLKEHYAAWMIYTYSGLFCATVNPYKWLPVYDQEVVNAYRGKKSMEAPPHIFSVSENAIQNMLTDRQNQSVLITGESGAGKTVNTKRVIQYFATIAVSSDKKKDQAPGKIQGSLEDQIIAANPLLEAYGNAKTVRNDNSSRFGKFIRIHFGATGKLASADIETYLLEKSRVTFQLPDERGYHIFYQMMTNHKPEIVEMALITTNPYDFPMCSQGHITVASIDDKEELDATDDAIDILGFNGEEKNAIYKFTGAVLHHGNMKFKQKQREEQAEPDGNEGELKMFL, from the exons ATGGCCCATTATGGCAAGGCTGCAATTTACCTCCGTAAGCCAGAAAAGGAGAGGCTTGAGTCCCAGAGCGCGCCCTTTGATGCCAAGAGTGCTGCATATGTGGCTGATGCTAAGGAGCTGTACGTCAAGTGTACCATCCTTAAGAAGGATGGTGGCAAAGTCACTGTTAAAGTCTTGGCTACAGAGGAG GAGAGGACCGTAAAAGAGGATGATGTCACACCCATGAATCCTCCCAAGTACGACAAAATTGAGGACATGGCCATGATGACCCATCTCAATGAAGCCTCTTTGTTGTATAACCTCAAAGAGCATTATGCAGCATGGATGATCTAC ACCTACTCCGGGCTGTTCTGTGCCACTGTAAACCCCTACAAGTGGCTCCCAGTGTACGATCAGGAGGTTGTCAATGCCTACAGAGGCAAGAAGAGTATGGAGGCACCACCCCacatcttctctgtctctgaaaATGCCATCCAGAACATGCTTACTG ATCGACAGAATCAGTCTGTCTTGATCAC TGGAGAATCCGGTGCTGGAAAGACTGTGAACACCAAGCGTGTCATCCAGTACTTTGCTACCATCGCAGTGAGTAGTGACAAGAAGAAGGACCAAGCCCCTGGAAAGATTCAG GGGTCACTGGAGGACCAGATTATTGCTGCCAATCCCCTGCTGGAGGCCTACGGTAATGCCAAAACTGTGAGAAATGACAATTCATCTCGTTTC GGTAAATTCATCAGAATCCATTTCGGTGCAACTGGTAAACTGGCCAGTGCTGACATTGAGACGT ATCTGCTCGAGAAGTCCCGAGTGACATTCCAGCTTCCCGATGAGAGAGGCTATCACATCTTCTACCAGATGATGACCAACCACAAACCTGAGATTGTTG AAATGGCCCTAATCACCACCAACCCCTACGACTTCCCCATGTGCAGTCAGGGTCATATCACTGTGGCCAGCATTGATGACAAAGAGGAGCTGGATGCTACTGAT GATGCTATTGATATTTTGGGTTTCAATGGTGAGGAGAAGAATGCCATCTACAAGTTCACTGGTGCTGTGCTTCACCACGGTAACATGAAATTCAAGCAGAAGCAGCGtgaggagcaggctgagccTGACGGCAATGAGGGTGAGTTAAAAATGTTTCTCTGA
- the LOC115542554 gene encoding myosin-7-like: MMAEELKKEQDASSHLEKMKKNLEVTVKDLQHRLDEAENLAMKGGKKQLQKLESRVRELETEVEGEQRRGVDAVQGVRKYERRVKELTYQTEEDKKNGARLQDLVDKLQLKVKAYKRQAEEAEEQANSYLSKCRKVQHELEEAEERADIAETQVNKLRSKSRDGGKGKEAAE, from the exons ATGATGGCTGAGGAGCTGAAGAAAGAGCAGGATGCTAGCTCTCACctggagaagatgaagaagaacctGGAGGTCACAGTGAAAGACCTGCAGCACCGCCTGGATGAGGCTGAGAACCTGGCCATGAAGGGTGGCAAGAAGCAGCTCCAGAAACTGGAGTCCAGA GTGCGTGAGTTGGAAACAGAGGTTGAGGGTGAACAGAGACGCGGAGTAGATGCTGTTCAGGGTGTCCGGAAATATGAGAGGAGAGTGAAGGAACTCACCTACCAG ACTGAAGAGGATAAGAAGAATGGTGCCAGACTCCAGGATCTTGTTGATAAGCTGCAGCTGAAGGTGAAGGCTTACAAGAGGCAGGCTGAGGAAGCG gaggagcaggccaacTCTTACCTGTCCAAGTGCAGGAAGGTTCAacatgagctggaggaggctgaggaacgtGCTGACATCGCTGAGACTCAGGTCAATAAGCTGAGGTCTAAGAGCCGTGATGGTGGCAAG GGAAAGGAGGCAGCTGAATAA